From the genome of Nitrosopumilus sp., one region includes:
- a CDS encoding glycosyltransferase: MFQYFDFLDILMILLVPTIFDWSRMFAKILFIKLKTRKCVSEKNAYFRVHDKKISILIPAHNEESCIRESIEAALATFYPNKEIIVVDDHSTDRTYSIAKAYADRNLIRLLYRKTDGSKAEALNYGYLYSKGEIIVTTDADTNLDVHSLEHVIRNFDDEGVMVVSGNVSISSGDENVNNILTDLQKYEYQNTFDIGKTFSSLFDTLLLAAGAFSAFRRDAINWEGRFRKETLGEDFDKSIKVRKMGAKIVHAKEAMSFTHCPNNFGMLKRQRNRWASGQMTTIMQHKTVLTNPIYKRRFRLALWDMIMTDMVLNFVSLVSLAGLLVVNVLPVVLNQDFTLLQDTIHKMSFLLAIYVVLEIAIFVLFYQKNSTRTKLLKTICLIPIMVIAYRPMMKMITLKGHLSTLLGLKNTW, translated from the coding sequence ATGTTTCAATATTTTGATTTTCTGGACATTCTAATGATTTTATTGGTTCCTACAATATTTGATTGGTCCAGAATGTTTGCAAAGATATTGTTCATAAAATTAAAGACTAGAAAATGCGTTTCGGAGAAAAACGCATACTTTAGAGTGCACGACAAAAAGATCTCAATACTGATACCAGCACACAATGAGGAATCATGCATAAGAGAGTCAATAGAGGCCGCCCTGGCCACATTCTATCCAAACAAGGAAATCATAGTAGTTGACGATCATTCTACGGACAGGACGTATTCAATTGCCAAGGCATATGCAGACAGGAATTTAATCAGATTGCTGTACAGAAAGACCGACGGATCAAAGGCAGAAGCCCTCAACTACGGATATCTCTACTCCAAGGGAGAAATAATAGTCACGACTGATGCGGATACGAATCTGGATGTTCATTCATTGGAACACGTCATAAGGAATTTTGATGACGAAGGCGTCATGGTAGTATCTGGCAACGTATCAATATCAAGCGGGGATGAGAATGTCAACAACATTCTGACAGACTTGCAAAAATACGAGTATCAGAATACTTTCGATATTGGCAAGACATTTTCATCCTTGTTTGATACCCTCCTTTTGGCCGCCGGTGCATTCTCGGCATTCAGAAGAGATGCAATAAACTGGGAGGGAAGATTTCGCAAGGAAACATTGGGCGAGGACTTTGACAAGTCAATCAAGGTAAGAAAGATGGGTGCAAAGATAGTTCATGCAAAGGAGGCAATGTCATTTACTCACTGTCCCAACAATTTTGGAATGCTAAAACGACAGAGAAACAGGTGGGCCTCAGGACAGATGACTACAATCATGCAGCACAAGACAGTCTTGACAAATCCCATATACAAAAGACGATTCAGGCTGGCATTGTGGGACATGATCATGACTGACATGGTGTTAAATTTTGTGAGTCTTGTTTCATTGGCAGGGTTGCTTGTCGTAAATGTCCTTCCAGTTGTTTTGAATCAAGATTTTACTTTATTACAAGATACCATACACAAGATGTCGTTTTTACTTGCAATCTATGTGGTGTTGGAAATTGCAATCTTTGTATTATTCTATCAAAAGAACAGCACTAGAACAAAATTGCTGAAAACAATTTGTCTAATCCCTATAATGGTTATTGCATACAGGCCAATGATGAAAATGATTACCCTAAAGGGGCATCTAAGCACATTGCTAGGGTTGAAGAATACGTGGTGA